aatttattaatttattttatgtatgtgagtacattgttggtgtcttcagacacaccagaagagggcactggccattacagatggctgtgagccattgttgggaattgaactcaggacttctggaagagcagtcagtgctcttaaccactgagccatctctccagcccctcaagaTAGACTTAAGACACAAGCTCTTGTACCTCCAAGGCCTCCGTTTTCTTTCATCTCTAACATGGCctatttttgagtgtgtgtgtgtctgtatatagtctatctatctatgtatgtatgtatacacacacacacacacacacacacacacacacacacacaatctaacccagaacttgagaggctgagacaggaggatgaggtCCAGGATGAATATCCAGTTGAGGATAAATAATAGCAGGTTCCAATTCTGCCTTAGTATGAAACtgtttcaaaaagccaaaataaatccgaTGGATTCAATAATATTACAAGCCAGTggagtgggggtggtggtgggggtgagaGGTGGGTGCCAGACAGCCCACCCAGCTGTGGTTAACAgaactctctcacacacactattTCCACCCTGGCTTTTTCCCCAGACATGGACATGACTGGGCAGAACTGGACCTTCACGTTTGACTTCTCCTTTTTGAGCCAAGAAGAGGATCTGGTGTGGGCGGAGCTCCGGCTGCAGCTGCCCAGCGCTATGGACATCCCCGCTGAGGGCCCACTCACCATTGACATTTTCCACCAGGGCAAGCTAGATCCAGAGCAGGACCCAGCTGACTGCCTGAAGAGAGTTTGGATGGAGACGTTCACCGTCACCCCTTCTCAGGTCACATTTGCCTCAGGCAGCACAGTCCTGGAGGTGACCAAGCCACTCTCCAAGTGGCTAAAGGACCCCAGGGCACTGGAGAAGCAGGTGTCCAGTCAAGCAGGAAAGTGTTGGCATCGTCCCCACACCCCGCCTGTCCCTGTCACCAGCACCAATGTGCTCATGCTCTACTCCAACCGGCCTCAGGAACAGAGGCAGTTGGGGGGCGCCACTTTGCTCTGGGAAGCTGAGAGCTCCTGGCGGGCCCAGGAGGGACAGCTGTCTGTAGAGAGGGGCGGATGGGGCAGAAGACAACGCCGACATCATTTGCCAGACAGAAGCCAACTGTGTAGGAGGGTCAAGTTCCAGGTGGACTTCAACCTGATTGGCTGGGGCTCCTGGATCATCTATCCCAAGCAGTACAATGCCTATCGCTGTGAGGGGGAGTGTCCTAATCCTGTGGGGGAGGAGTTTCACCCTACTAACCACGCCTACATCCAGGTATGATGCTTGGCCTAAAACAGGCTTCTAGACAGGGGATGGGGCTCAAGGTTTGCCGTGAGATAACTGGGTCTGGTCATTCAAGCACCTCCGTGTTAGCTCCTGTGAGGACGTGGTGATGCATTATTACAGCGCGGAGTCCTGTTCCATGGGGTTACCTTGGGAGAGAGGACACTTTCCGTCTCTCCTCCGCCCGGCCTCCCCCTGCCCTCTCTCATATTACACACGGCCCAGGATGACATTGAACTCCCGCTCCTCTTCCCTTCAcctgcctagtgctgggatcTCAGGCATGAGGTACCACACCCTGTTGTTACAacactgggaatcaaatccaggaccTCGTGCATGTAAGGCAAAggactgagctgcatcccagttTTCCCCTGTTCCCATAATTAGGTGATGGGGAGGGAATGGAACAGAAgacctctgctcctccagttctGACACTCAGGATTTGGACTAGGCAAGCTTTCCACTCCGGCTCATTACTGTACGACATTATGTTATGCACCCAAACCTGTCTTTTTTGAGGCCAGTAGCATATTTCACAGGCATGGTGTGGGGGTTCGTGAGCTGGTTGCATGTGCAGTATTCTATTTACTTATGAAAATAATTTGCTATTTTTGTACCAGAACCTAATTCTTCACTTTAACCAGAAATAGTAACTCTGCCTTTGCCCCAGCAATGCAAACtgaccctcctcctccctccctttcagaGCCTGCTCAAACGCTACCAGCCCCACCGGGTTCCTTCCACGTGCTGTGCCCCCGTGAAGACCAAGCCACTGAGCATGCTTTATGTGGACAATGGCAGGGTCCTCCTGGAACACCACAAGGACATGATTGTGGAGGAGTGTGGGTGCCTCTGACAGAGCCAGGGGGAGTTGGCGAATCGGCTTGCACTCCACAATGCTGATGAACTCTTTAAGGAGACTCCATTGTGTCTATCCAGGGAGCAGAAAGGAGCAGAAATGGAAGAGCTCTGCCTGCTGGAGCTAAGGAGGAAGGCTCCGCCCCCTGTGTATACAGGGCTCTTAGACCTGCCAAGCCAGAGGCTACTATGGGGAGGCGGGCTGGGGAAGCCTTGCAGGGGCTGTCTGGGCTCCCTGGAAATAGCGTTTATGAACTGCTTGAAATTGTGTGCAAAGGCTGGGGTATAcctgtatttatttttgaggccATCTGTAGCTTTCCTGTATTCTCAAAAGTGGTCTGTGACCTGCTGTCCCTCCCTCAAgattagtatatattttattagattaAAACTAGCCATTTGGCTCTCCCTGCCTCAAGCTAGGCTAGGGAAGCCCCACTTTTCCAGCTGCCTGGTGGTGACATACTGGCCTTGGTCAGGGGCTCTCTGAACCCTATAATGAGTTGCCTCAACAATAAAGCCACTGTCCAGTTCTCCAGGGCCAACTGGTGCCTTTGACCAGAGAGGTGGGCACTTGTCCAAAAGGGGACTGGCCATGATGGACTTTAGAAGCCAGAGCCTTCAGACGTCTGCTTGGCAGACACAACCCAAGTCTATTAAAAGTCAGTGACAATTCACCTCCGTCTCACAATGTGTTTCTAAGGTCCCGAGGTTCCGATCCAGCAAGACAGCTTTTGCAGAGGCTGTGTGAGGTTTGGGGGTTTGGGGAACTCACTGCCTGgcctctagaaaaacaaaaagtgggAGATCCTGGCATAGGGGAAGTACCCCTAAGAGCTTGTGAatggtggctcagtggcagaCACTTGCTTATCTTATGATGCAGGACCCTGGGTTAAACCAAGCATGAAAAAGCCAGGTATAgcagtacatacctttaattctagcagtTGAGGAAGAGGCATGCAGGCCTCTGAGCTCTAGGACAATCAAAGGGAGGGCCATGGGTCTTCAACTGGATTGCCCTCTAGGCCTTCTCCCATCTCTGAATCTTTCAAGCCTTAAAGTTTGTCTGTTCTGCCCCACCCTTGTTCTAACTGCAGGTTCTGCATGGCATCGTAGCAGGAGGCTCAGCTTGCTTTAGAAAGttctaccactgagacatctgagtatctcttttttttttttttttggtttttcgagacagggtttctctgtatagccttggctgtcctggaactcactctgtagaccaggctggcctcgaactcagaaatccacctgcctctgcctcccaagtgctgggattaaaggcatgcgccaccacagccaGGCGTACCTCTCTGTTCTTTTGGCAAGGTGAGGGGGCTGCTTTGGGGGGAAGTCAGTAGGACATCCCCACCCCTTTCCAAGAGGCTCATCTCTCCTCCAGCCTTGGCTGAATCAAGGCAGTAAAGCTGGTCCATGCAGACCCGGCTGGCTACAGCCTAGCCTGGGATTGAGAAAGCTAAGCCCAAGAGCACTGAGCAGAGCAATAGACTCAGTCACCACAGGGTTCTGAGGCAGGATCCCTCTCAAACAGCCTTATGAGGTCCACTTGTCTGTTGCTAACCCTGGGAAGGCCTTGTGAATGTCACAGCGGAGGTGAGAGATCCAGGGCACCTGGATGGCATTCAGAGGACCAGGCTAACCTAGCTTAGACCAAAGCGTTGACTTCCAGACTCAGGTCCACTGGAGAGTTTAAGTTCTTGGAGGGAAGCAGGTGTCAACAGTTCCTACACAGCCAGACGCAGGGCCAAAGGCCATAGGCCATGGCTATTTGTGGCTTCAGCTTGTGGGAGTGTTTAGATAGCTGTTCTGTGAACTTGGGACAAAGCTCCCCAGTGACAAGGCACTGCCCTATGTCAAATGGGGGATGTGGACACAAAGTGACCAACTACATGCGCTGTGTTCACTATGCTGCTTGCAAGACCAGGGCTATCAGTTCCTAACAGTGGTTCTGGATCTGGTCCACGGTTTGGCTGAAGGCCTTGGACACTCCAGAGTGCTGCCTCTGAGAACTGTCCTATCTGAATGTGGGCCTTCGATAGTTATTTGTTCTTAAGGCAAAGGTCTGGTGTTGGACATCTGCAAGCAGGGCCAAGAGGAAACATCCGCCTTGCCTTCCTGGCAGCAGTACCAGAGAAAGACAGTGACTAGAAGAGGGAAAGCATGGCTGTGACCCTCTGCACCATAACCTGAGCTTATCTCTACCTTAGGAACCCCTGtacagtgggctggagagatggctcggcagttaagcactggctgctcttccagaggtcctgagttcaatccccagcaaccacatggtggctcacaaccatttgtaatgggctctgatgccctcttctggtgtgtctgaagacagcgacagtgtgctcttatttcttatttataagaagaacaaaacaaaactaaaaaacctTACTACAGTAGGAAGATCTCATCCCTGAGAACCCACACCTGCATGGGGGCTCTCTCCACAAGCTGGTGATCCTCTCAAACCCAGCTGAGCTTAAAGCAGTTTTGATTagagtctcacagtgtagcccatGCTGGTCAGGAACCCACAGTCCTGCATATTGCCTCAGCCAAGGGAAGGGGGTGTGTACCACTTGAGTTCTTTTACAAGAACCAGTTGTGCCAGCACTAGATGCTCCTGATCTGAAAACCTATAAAATGATTTCTTCATCCTGATAAGAGACCAGAGGTTGAGAGATCTAAGAATCACGCTCCTGAACAGCAGGGCTGGAACTGAGGCTGACCCAGCAACCAAGCCTCtacactatcttttaaaaaaatgatttacttattttatgtatatgagcacactgttgctgtcttcagacacaacagaagagggcatcagataccattatagctgtttgtgaaccaccatggcggttgctgagaattgaactcaggacctctggaaggggagccagtgctcttaactgctgagccatctcaacactGTCTTGACAAGGTAGGCCTCATTTCTGTGGCCTGTccacagaaagagaagccagaggcCAGGGTCCTACAGAACAGCTTAGACGCTAGGCCCTACAGTAAGGGCAGGGAGAGGCTTCAGGACTGACACTGACTGAAGAGTTTCCTCGGATACCACCAAGCTCCTGCACCTAGACTCACAGGAAAAGAAGGACAGTGCTCCATTGGGGTAGACACATAAGGCACACACCTATTCTGCCTGGCCACCACAGGCCAAGACTCCCCAAATGTGAATAACCCGCCACAGTGCACTGCACacttctgtggttttgtttgtgtgtctgatACAGGCTGGCTTAACTCCCAGCAGTTTTCTGCCTTGGTCTCCAGCCAATTAGAATTACACACATGGtgtctgaatttaaaaaaagaaagaaaatcaatataCCAAGAGGCTGGGCGTGGCGGCAtgctcctttaatcctagcactttggagacaGTGGCAGTTGCATCTCTTAGTGATCAAGACCAGGTTGGTTTccataagttctaggccagccaagagctacagtgagaccctgtctcaaaaacaaaaacattaatacACCAACCTCAGGCTGTCTTCATGGTAGTTTGCCCTTAGCATATGAGAAATGCAGGCTTCAATGGCCAGCACCACAAACCACCACTAAGTCAGTATTCAAGGTCTTTATTAAACTGTAACAGCAACCGTTGGTGAGGATTTTTTCCTAGTTCCAAATGCCTGCTTGTTTGGCAGGACAGTGAAAACAAACTGGTCATAGAATCACACACGGTCTTAGGATGGCATTGCTGACAGTGACTGACAGGAGGTGGGGGGACAGCACATCAGAGGAACAAAGGGGAGGCCAAGGAAAGCGCTGGCAGCCTCTGAAACCCCATCCCACACGGCTGGGGCTGCAGCAGTGAGCCGAGGAAGGGtaatcagaaaacacaaagatgCTTAAGATGGACAACAGGGAATTGGTGTCCTGGGAGGCTCTTCAAGTCACCTTAAGAATTACTGGAGATGGCCTGCAGCCATTAAGTGGGGCAAAGGCATTGATGTGAGCCTGTGTGATCCCCATGCCTCCTGCTGGTGTCCCCACTGTCCCACTCTCCAATCATAACACCAAGGTCAGGGCTGGGCAGTTTTCGAAAGACTAAAATGGAGGAAGGGTGGGACATAGAAGCAACAGTGGGCATTCTGTGCTGGATTCATGGAGTCTGGGTCTGAAGCCCTGGCAGGGGCTCCCTGCGGAAACAGCAGCACAACCATGTGTCTACCAGGCACTCAGCCTCTCGCTGCCACCCTCCCACCTCACAACGTGAACAGAAGTCTGCATCCATTAGTATTTCCCAGCGCTGTCGACTTTTTCTACTGGGCACGCAGTATAGCCACCAGGGCTACAAGAAGAGCTGAGCAAGCAGGGGGAAACTGCGGACCACCTGAAGACTGCCAACAGGTACCAAGTTCCTAAACCTGCCTAAAGGAAAGCTAGTTTCAGAGGGTGGGGAAGGTATCTTGATTTATCAACTGAAAAATGAGGACCTGTCATTGTCATCCTTATAGTCTTCAGTCACGTTTCTGTGAGCTAGACCCAAAAAGCCACACGTCGAAACCCATTACCAGAGCAGGAAACACTGCTAAGCACTGAAGGACCGAATCAACTGCAGGAACCCCAATTCCCATTACTAAAAGCTGAGAGGCTAGGAGCTGGGGGTAACCATGCCCTACTCCAAGTTCAGACAGAACCTTCTTCCCCAAGAAATGGTGTTTCCCCCACTACAGGAAAGGTCCCACCTTCCTGTGACAAGGAAGTGATTGAGTTTCGCAGATTAATAAATAGCTGCCGTGGGCACAGAGTCCagaaaacacaccaaagaacttgaACTACATGAAGACAGCGGTGCCTTCCTTctagggggaggggaagggttaTGGCCCAACTCCCTCAAGCAGCCAGCGCTCAAGATGGAGATGGGAAGGTTCTTTCCCTGATACATGGCTGCCAACACCAGAGCCTTGTACACGAGCTGGCTGGCTGGACTTTCAGTGGAACCCAACTGAACCATGAAAGTCTGAGAAGCCCAAGGAGACAGTACCCAAACCATCTCCTGCCCCTCGTCAGATCAGAAAGAAACCCACGATCCACTAGTACCCCAAACGCACGCTAAAGCAAGTATGGCTACAGGAAAGAAACCGCTACTGAAGGACTGTGCACCAATCCAAGAGCTTCCACCTAAGGATGGCGAGACCGGCTAGGGGGCAGCAGATGTCCTGTGAGGTGCTAGGCACTGGTGAGCTACCTCAAGCTTCTCTTACAGGTTCTCTTAAGAGCACACTTCCAACAAGGCACCCAGGAGGCAATACGCTACTCTGCATGCTGCATGCCAGGCCAGTCATGTGCACTCTCAGATGTTCCTGgcttatggagagagagagaagctgcttCTGGGCGGGAGACCTTGGCCAATGCACCAACTCACGTGGCACCTGGCTTTGATACCATCACCAGAAGGGAAAGGGAACTGCTGCTTGTTCTGCAGCTCAGGAGCCTAATATCTAACATCTTGTTACCTGCCTGACAAGGCTGCTCCCCTAAGAAGGCTTGTGTAGCGCCACAGAAATGCCCACAACTCCTTTAGTCAATTCTCTGCTAAAGGGAAAAGGAAGTGATAAGCAATGCTTAAAGAGAATGCCTCAGAGACTTGCAAAGCAAGCATTCTTGAGAAGATGGCAGTTGAGGATGCAGATCTGGGAATCTTCACTTCCTGTCACCTCTCCCTAAAACAAGCAGGTAGAAGTCTGTCTTCTATCCTGCTTGGTCCCAGCTAGAGGGCTGCTCTGATAGCAATGAGCACTAGCTTCTGGCTGtgactgcctccacctccctcatCTCCTGTTTTCCTCCTTTTAGGGCGTGGCGATTAAAGGCACTGCAActttcctcttctacctccttctCTGGGATCAACCATTCAGGAGGAAGCAGGGTGTTCCCACACAGTATCTACCCCAGAGAcccatggggggcggggggatgaCCAATAAAGGGATTCCGATGGCCACAAAAAAGTGGAATTCTCTAGCTCCAGACAAGAGTAGCCCCTGCTCACAACCTACCTGTGTCTTCCCTAGAGCCTATGCTAAAGTCTCCATGCTCAGCAGCTCCTGACCCCACCCGAGAAAAACCCTTACCATTGCAGGTAACTTTCTACACAGCAACAGATAAGCCATAAAAGCAGGACAGAACCCTGCCAGCTTTTCtactcctttgccccagagaaggCAGTACCTACTTCAGCAGAACAGGAGGGTCAGGAGCTCACAAGGGAGAGCACTGCTGGACGCTGGAGGGAGGCTCTTCCTCATGGAGGCTGCTGTCCCCACAACAGAGAAAGGGCACAGACTGTCACTAAGATGTCAACACCAGTCTCACtcacagggggtgggggtgggaggcgtAAGGCTCCAGCTGTGAGGCTCTGTATGCTCCCAGAGGTG
The sequence above is drawn from the Arvicanthis niloticus isolate mArvNil1 chromosome 20, mArvNil1.pat.X, whole genome shotgun sequence genome and encodes:
- the Nodal gene encoding nodal homolog, with the protein product MSAHSLPILLLQACWALLHPRAATAAALPLWTRGQPSSPSPLAYMLSLYRDPLPRADIIRSLQAQDMDMTGQNWTFTFDFSFLSQEEDLVWAELRLQLPSAMDIPAEGPLTIDIFHQGKLDPEQDPADCLKRVWMETFTVTPSQVTFASGSTVLEVTKPLSKWLKDPRALEKQVSSQAGKCWHRPHTPPVPVTSTNVLMLYSNRPQEQRQLGGATLLWEAESSWRAQEGQLSVERGGWGRRQRRHHLPDRSQLCRRVKFQVDFNLIGWGSWIIYPKQYNAYRCEGECPNPVGEEFHPTNHAYIQSLLKRYQPHRVPSTCCAPVKTKPLSMLYVDNGRVLLEHHKDMIVEECGCL